One window of Scheffersomyces stipitis CBS 6054 chromosome 1, whole genome shotgun sequence genomic DNA carries:
- the CVT9 gene encoding oligomeric, coiled-coil, peripheral membrane protein translates to MTDLSYLIIYNAHTGTSSRIPKPIRYHSLGDFKRFLQTQLHVDSIDNLFLLTSFGIKLNFGLINELNEVYVFDKRLFGNSYDPEVLSQYTAESFEVVKPTPSTALASTETQIRIISSSLKSNQGWARAIVQDCHHTEELAKELVRNINAIFKSLNTIFQFATNFINEIEKNFNSYLNYIKLINYKTLHRTWIDSYNILKQYPPFKIKDASVFLVDFLNHDKLLEAANYVSSNLPLVVSKFNGMSETINSVGEEKLTVDKEIESLRNGSINEFKDVNLSELMAKIYSLSRSITNDLEQVSNNDSIKLDEVYKEHKENYSPLLYDNAVELHNYFLGLRKFKEKLTKQSVSIFNSIANLQMKMVSIKSNLKTLTTPSESTDPISFETINTIKKYEDYLSLNIDLPLLFGFVLIEKRRQFEWYDFYSKGIVNNVSEQLSTIIDHEKLFRKIWLRKFGNFLTLLSDETPTTSLPNIDVTLVGIKEETFKILHDIQVERSDIVNYIAFVESSKASKNFVELLNKNFRDLIRSTNNMKKITRVISSLGTYTSLSGEEKSKILSKEDEEGEIDFDLNLIKGLKTRIKKLESLLHQQQYKNLTSWPVTRNNVAPSSSDNRLSLIIEPQKKTVTPPKSDPKQLLQKQSVPTRTSSAQSAVLDSTNIDIRLELIKIKKENTELINENSALHQSNDESQKLIKDLRKEIEELKAINASHRQEADAKLLMKEEEFRLFKLDNKVDTKLVENLEKKVEQRDAQVSKLKEDLSRVMEINTTSDKEIIALNSTISSMRNELNDTVVMKNDLLSNISAKEVEHSKERNGLENEIKTLSAKVDELTEDYENLMEITQSRQKNADLLVNDLNNIIIKLMNDMKRLAENIFEYFLEFCFVLESMGLLLTMDGDVYKITRVKGLRSKKTVDDPNDTSFISIEKPSSKVIDEVDKSMSWVTTISNLSSILPEVPGTSSTASENGHESNEEESNKFNSQSLKLITIFNEIFTANNAKFEDFLRIISFQENVQLQEDSAHNSKFFLNAISKRFRDVEGFAKRQTKENKIKEQEIHKLVGRLATKISMNGFQIGDLVLFLPTRIDRAVEVANESIQPWAAFNIGAPHYFLKVDDEERTKNKEWMVGRVESIEENKVTDENAGDLSSNPFQLSVGVVWYLVEAKEEHF, encoded by the coding sequence ATGACTGATCTTTCATACCTTATCATTTACAATGCCCATACCGGGACCTCCTCCAGGATACCCAAACCCATACGGTACCATTCTCTAGGCGACTTCAAACGATTCTTGCAAACGCAGCTCCACGTAGACTCCATAGACAACCTCTTTTTGCTCACGCTGTTTGGAATCAAGCTCAATTTCGGGCtcatcaacgagttgaatGAGGTATACGTGTTTGACAAGAGGCTTTTCGGCAACTCGTACGACCCAGAAGTACTTAGTCAGTATACTGCTGAAAGCTTCGAAGTGGTAAAGCCGACTCCGTCAACGGCGTTGGCACTGACGGAAACACAAATTCGCATCATTTCCAGTAGTCTAAAGAGCAACCAAGGATGGGCTCGCGCCATCGTCCAGGATTGCCACCATACTGAAGAGCTTGCTAAGGAGCTTGTACGGAATATCAATGCAATCTTCAAGTCGCTCAATaccatttttcagttcGCAACTAACTTCATCAATGAGATAGAAAAGAACTTTAACAGCTACTTGAACTACATCAAGCTTATCAACTACAAGACCTTGCATCGCACCTGGATAGACAGCTACAATATTCTTAAGCAATATCCTCCTTTCAAGATAAAGGATGCTCTGGTGTTTCTAGTagacttcttgaaccacgacaagttgttggaagcTGCAAATTACGTAAGCTCCAACTTGCCTCTTGTTGTCAGCAAGTTCAATGGCATGAGTGAAACTATCAACAGCGTAGGCgaagagaagttgactGTAGACAAAGAAATAGAATCGTTACGAAACGGCTCCATAAATGAATTCAAGGACGTAAACTTGCTGGAGTTAATGGCGAAAATTTACAGCCTTAGCAGGTCCATAACGAACGACTTGGAGCAGGTCTCCAACAATGACTCGATTAAGTTGGATGAGGTATATAAAGAGCACAAGGAAAATTATTCCCCATTGCTTTATGACAACGCCGTAGAGCTTCACAACTATTTTCTTGGATTGCGTAAATTTAAGGAGAAGCTCACCAAACAAAGTGTATCGATATTCAACAGTATTGCCAATTtacagatgaagatggtgaGTATCAAGAGCAATCTCAAGACCTTAACGACGCCTAGTGAGTCGACAGATCCAATATCGTTTGAAACTATCAACACCATCAAGAAGTATGAGGATTACCTTTCTTTGAATATTGATTTGCCTTTACTTTTTGGGTTTGTTCTCATAGAAAAGAGACGACAATTCGAATGGTACGACTTCTACTCCAAGGGTATAGTCAATAATGTATCTGAACAATTATCTACTATCATTGACCATGAGAAGTTGTTTAGGAAGATCTGGCTACGTAAATTtggcaacttcttgactttgttgAGTGACGAGACCCCTACAACTTCGCTTCCTAACATAGATGTGACCTTGGTAGGcatcaaggaagaaacaTTCAAAATCCTTCACGACATTCAAGTAGAAAGGTCGGATATTGTCAACTACATTGCCTTTGTAGAGTCATCCAAGGCTTCGAAGAACTTTGTAGAGCTTTTGAACAAAAACTTCAGAGATCTTATAAGATCCACCAACaacatgaagaagatcacaAGAGTGATCAGTTCGTTGGGCACATACACGTCATTGTCGGGCGAAGAAAAACTGAAGATATTActgaaagaagatgaagaaggagaaattGACTTtgacttgaacttgatcaaaggattgaaaacaagaatcAAGAAGCTCGAGAGCctacttcatcaacaacagtaTAAGAACTTAACCAGCTGGCCCGTGACTCGAAACAATGTAGcaccttcatcttctgacAACAGGTTAAGTTTGATTATTGAACCGCAAAAGAAGACGGTGACACCTCCAAAGTCAGATCCTAAACAGTTACTACAGAAGCAATCAGTTCCTACCAGAACTTCTTCGGCACAATCAGCCGTATTGGATTCAACTAATATCGACATCCGTTTAGAGCttatcaaaatcaagaaggagaatACAGAATTAATAAATGAGAATAGTGCTCTTCATCAAAGTAACGACGAGAGTCAGAAACTAATCAAGGATCTCAGAAAGGAAATAGAGGAATTAAAAGCCATAAATGCTTCACACAGACAAGAGGCCGATGCAAAGCTTTTgatgaaagaagaagaattcagattgttcaagttggataaCAAAGTGGATACTAAATTGGTTGAGAATctagagaagaaagtggAACAGAGAGACGCCCAAGTCAGtaagttgaaggaagatCTTTCCAGAGTCATGGAAATCAACACTACTTCTGATAAGGAGATCATAGCATTGAACAGCACAATTTCCAGCATGagaaatgaattgaatgatACAGTGGTGATGAAGAATGATTTGTTATCGAATATATCCGCCAAGGAAGTCGAGCACagtaaagaaagaaacgGGTTGGAGAATGAAATTAAAACTCTTCTGGCTAAAGTCGATGAATTGACCGAAGACTACGAGAATCTCATGGAAATAACACAGTCCAGACAGAAGAATGCCGATTTGCTTgtcaacgacttgaacaacattATTATCAAATTGATGAATGACATGAAGAGATTGGCAGAGAATATCTTTGAGTACTTCTTGGAATTCTGTTTTGTGCTTGAATCCATGGGATTGCTATTGACAATGGATGGAGACGTGTACAAGATCACAAGAGTTAAGGGATTGAGATCCAAGAAGACGGTTGATGATCCCAATGACACTCTGTTCATATCTATAGAGAAGCCATCATCAAAAGtaattgatgaagttgataaaAGCATGTCTTGGGTCACTACGATCTCAAACTTGAGTTCGATTTTGCCTGAAGTTCCTGGAACTTCTCTGACAGCTTCAGAAAACGGCCACGAgagcaacgaagaagaatcaaacAAGTTTAACAGTCaatcgttgaagttgattaCGATTTTCAACGAGATCTTCACGGCCAATAATGCAAAATTCGAAGACTTTCTTCGCATTATCTCGTTCCAAGAGAATGTCCAGTTGCAAGAAGATAGTGCTCACAACTcgaagttcttcttgaatgcAATTTCCAAACGGTTCAGAGACGTCGAAGGTTTTGCTAAAAGACAAACTAAagagaacaagatcaaagaacaagaaatccaCAAGCTTGTAGGCAGACTTGCCACAAAGATCAGCATGAATGGATTTCAAATTGGTGATTTGGTGTTGTTTTTGCCTACAAGAATTGATAGAGCAGTGGAAGTGGCAAATGAAAGCATACAGCCATGGGCCGCTTTTAACATTGGAGCACCTCACTATTTCTTGAAGGTAGACGATGAGGAAAGGACAAAGAACAAAGAATGGATGGTCGGTCGAGTGGAGTCGATCGAAGAGAATAAGGTAACGGACGAGAATGCCGGAGACTTGAGCAGCAACCCGTTCCAGCTAAGTGTTGGAGTAGTTTGGTACTTGGTGGAAGCAAAGGAGGAACACTTTTAA